The following coding sequences are from one Geoalkalibacter sp. window:
- a CDS encoding glycogen/starch/alpha-glucan phosphorylase — translation TLRLWSAAATDEFNLGEFNAGAYPESVAAKNDAEKITMVLYPNDASESGKELRLRQQYFLASASLQDVLQQWIGTVGIDLTDFAEKNVFQLNDTHPAVCVPELMRLLLDDHVLSWDEAWAITTRTLAYTNHTLLPEALEKWPVRMFERLLPRLLDIIYEINARFLAEVAQRWPGDKERIRRMSIIEEGPEPMVRMAYLAIVGSFSVNGVAALHSRLLTEGLFRDFFEMWPEKFNNKTNGVTPRRWLAYANPDLSRLLRERLGNDWVDHLDELRRLEPLADDPAFREQWLAVKRANKERLAELVEARCGVRFDPDALFDVQVKRIHEYKRQLLNVLHVIHLYDRIKRGEGRGLVPRCVLIGGKAAPGYALAKRIIKLVNNVAQVVNNDPAVGDLLKVVFLPNYGVTAMETICPGTDLSEQISTAGKEASGTGNMKFMMNGAVTIGTLDGANIEIREEVGAENFFLFGLTAEEVVETRKHYDPAAIIAADNDLARVLQLLESGHFNQFEPHIFDPILASVTSRQDPWLTAADFRGYLAAQQQANDAYRDRERWARMSILNTAASGKFSTDRTMREYSRDIWKIAPVAPFPVK, via the coding sequence CACCTTGCGCCTGTGGAGCGCGGCGGCCACGGATGAATTCAATCTCGGTGAGTTCAACGCCGGCGCCTACCCCGAATCGGTGGCGGCCAAGAACGACGCCGAAAAGATCACCATGGTGCTCTATCCCAACGACGCCTCGGAGAGCGGCAAGGAACTGCGCCTGCGCCAGCAGTATTTTCTCGCCTCGGCGAGCCTGCAGGACGTGCTGCAGCAGTGGATCGGCACCGTCGGCATCGACCTCACCGATTTTGCCGAGAAAAACGTCTTCCAGCTCAACGACACCCATCCGGCGGTCTGTGTCCCGGAACTGATGCGCCTGCTCCTCGACGACCATGTCCTGAGCTGGGACGAAGCCTGGGCCATCACCACCCGCACCCTGGCCTACACCAACCACACCCTGCTGCCCGAGGCCCTGGAGAAGTGGCCGGTGCGCATGTTCGAGCGCCTGCTGCCGCGCCTGCTCGACATCATCTACGAGATCAACGCGCGCTTTCTCGCCGAGGTGGCGCAACGCTGGCCGGGCGACAAGGAGCGCATCCGGCGCATGTCCATCATCGAGGAAGGCCCCGAGCCCATGGTGCGCATGGCCTATCTGGCCATCGTCGGCAGCTTTTCGGTCAACGGCGTGGCCGCCCTGCATTCGCGGCTGCTCACCGAGGGGCTGTTCCGCGATTTCTTTGAGATGTGGCCGGAAAAATTCAACAACAAGACCAACGGCGTCACCCCGCGGCGCTGGCTGGCCTATGCCAATCCCGACCTGAGCCGGCTGCTGCGCGAACGCCTCGGCAACGACTGGGTGGATCATCTCGACGAGTTGCGCCGCCTGGAACCCCTCGCCGACGACCCGGCCTTCCGCGAGCAGTGGCTGGCGGTCAAGCGCGCCAACAAGGAACGCCTCGCGGAGTTGGTGGAGGCCCGCTGCGGGGTGCGCTTCGATCCGGATGCCCTGTTCGACGTCCAGGTCAAGCGCATTCACGAGTACAAGCGCCAACTGCTCAACGTGCTGCACGTCATTCACCTCTACGACCGCATCAAGCGCGGCGAGGGGCGGGGACTGGTGCCGCGCTGCGTGCTGATCGGCGGCAAGGCGGCGCCGGGCTACGCCCTGGCCAAGCGCATCATCAAGCTGGTCAACAACGTGGCGCAGGTGGTCAACAACGATCCGGCGGTGGGCGATCTGCTCAAGGTGGTGTTCCTGCCCAACTACGGGGTCACCGCCATGGAAACCATCTGTCCCGGAACGGATCTCTCGGAGCAGATCTCCACGGCGGGCAAGGAGGCCTCGGGCACCGGCAACATGAAGTTCATGATGAACGGCGCGGTGACCATCGGCACCCTCGACGGCGCCAACATCGAAATCCGCGAGGAAGTGGGCGCCGAGAATTTCTTTCTCTTCGGCCTCACCGCCGAGGAGGTGGTCGAAACCCGCAAGCACTACGATCCGGCCGCCATCATCGCCGCGGACAACGACCTCGCGCGCGTCTTGCAACTGCTGGAGAGCGGCCATTTCAACCAGTTCGAGCCACACATCTTCGATCCGATCCTGGCCTCCGTCACCAGCCGCCAGGATCCTTGGCTCACGGCGGCCGATTTCCGCGGCTACCTCGCCGCCCAGCAGCAGGCCAACGATGCCTACCGCGACCGCGAGCGCTGGGCGCGCATGAGCATTCTCAACACCGCGGCGAGCGGCAAGTTTTCCACCGACCGCACCATGCGCGAATACAGCCGCGACATCTGGAAGATCGCCCCCGTGGCGCCGTTTCCGGTGAAATAG